A single region of the Etheostoma spectabile isolate EspeVRDwgs_2016 unplaced genomic scaffold, UIUC_Espe_1.0 scaffold00019367, whole genome shotgun sequence genome encodes:
- the LOC116684630 gene encoding zinc finger protein 862-like codes for MRLTSFQYWPEADTSSDFGDEEVNKLISHFRPLFLSAGVDVELIPDQWTILKTELYTAGFSQGNFEQTWPTVNRMLRHRCPDVLDLFDALLTIPATTADCERGFSVMKQVKSDWRSRLKGETLSDLLKTQLCSPDIKDFDPTKAIEIWHADSLRSRRPDFVRKHGPKETEGGSDSDGTTSEEEEL; via the exons ATGCGGCTGACCAGTTTCCAGTACTGGCCAGAGGCAGACACAAGTTCAG ATTTTGGTGATGAAGAGGTAAACAAACTCATCAGTCACTTCCGACCTCTTTTCCTGTCTGCTGGAGTGGATGTGGAGTTGATCCCTGATCAATGGACAATTCTCAAGACTGAACTGTACACAGCAGGATTCAGCCAAG GAAACTTTGAGCAGACCTGGCCTACTGTGAACAGAATGCTGCGCCATCGATGTCCTGATGTCCTTGATCTTTTTGATGCTCTCCTGACCATCCCTGCAACTACGGCTGACTGTGAAAGAGGGTTCAGTGTTATGAAGCAGGTAAAGAGTGACTGGCGCTCCCGCCTAAAAGGTGAAACCCTCTCTGACCTCCTTAAAACCCAGTTGTGCTCACCTGACATCAAAGACTTTGATCCAACCAAAGCCATTGAGATCTGGCATGCTGACAGTTTGCGCTCACGCAGACCTGACTTTGTGCGCAAACATGGACCAAAAGAAACAGAGGGTGGCTCAGATTCTGATGGCACCACATCTGAAGAAGAAGAGCTCTGA